A genomic segment from Desulfatiglans anilini DSM 4660 encodes:
- the rpoB gene encoding DNA-directed RNA polymerase subunit beta, which produces MPGKNGVRSRPRRNFGKIKKVMEIPSLIEMQKISYERFLQKDVPPEERQDIGLQGAFESVFPIHDFAGTASLEFVKYTFEPVKYDEDDCMNKGMNFEAPVKLTVRLVVFDTDSTDGTKSIRDIKEQDIYFGTLPMMTERGTFIVNGTERVVVSQLHRSPGVFFDHDKGKTHSSGKLLYSARIIPLRGSWLDFEFDPKDLLYVRIDRRRKFPVTILLKALGYSSREILEQFYDKETIEIGRTLCWQEARIENLYQKKITKDIVDPQSGEVLAKKGDKYTKRLHRILETAGVDRIPIDLDEVIGRVLAQDVMDQETGEILIEGNQTLTHEVVETLIEKGATRIECLVLDAQGVSTTIRDTMLLDRIDSPDEAVLDIYRKMRPSSPPTQEVANNFLNNLFFNINTYDLSKVGRLKLNHRLDLDVPLDQRTLRREDIMMTVKELIHLKTAEAMVDDIDNLGNRRVRAVGELLENQYRIGLVRMERAIKEKMSLQEVETLMPHDLINSKPVSAIVKEFFGTSQLSQFMDQTNPLSEVTHKRRLSALGPGGLTRERAGFEVRDVHPTHYGRICPIETPEGPNIGLIVSLSTYARVNDFGFIETPYRFVENGVAKAELKYLSALDEGKDPIAQANAPLDEDGRFIREEAAVRIEGEAAKVPVSEVRYMDVSPDQLVSVSASLIPFLEHDDANRALMGSNMQRQAVPLLRAKAPLVGTGLERIVARDSGISVIARRDGIVEDVDASRIVVRSYGGKGGAEPEVDIYKLVKFKKSNQNSCYNQKPIVARGDFVRKGQIIADGPASELGELALGQNVMVAFMSWGGYNFEDSILISERVVKEDIYTSIHIEEFEVVSRDTKLGKEEITRDIPNVGEEALKNLDESGIVKVGAEVKAGDILVGKITPKGETQLSPEEKLLRAIFGDKAGDVKDTSLRVPPGVEGIVIDAKVFSRRGVDKDERSLAIEAEEEARLRKDQDDEIALIGRSTRDKLKELLIGKQLKTDLRDRSTGETFVKAGKTIEEETVDTVPVELWAAADLKIPMEVIERIEGVVESYSEKVDRTTNVFQEKIDRLSLGDELAPGVIKMVKVYIAVKRKLSVGDKMAGRHGNKGVLSRILPVEDMPYFADGTPVDIILNPLGVPSRMNAGQVLETHLGWASKELGRQVGVLLDSLHNKDELRPKLERIFPGDSFREHFDSRDDDEILEKARLLRDGVPMASPVFDGAEEDEIRQCLEEAGLPVTGEAVLYDGRSGEPFDQRVTVGIMYILKLHHLVDDKLHARSIGPYSLVTQQPLGGKAQFGGQRLGEMEVWAMEAYGAAYSLQEFLTVKSDDVAGRTRMYERIVKGNNVLEAGIPESFKVLMKELQSLGLDIQLFEDSQT; this is translated from the coding sequence ATGCCGGGAAAAAATGGTGTCAGAAGCCGCCCAAGAAGGAATTTTGGGAAGATAAAGAAAGTCATGGAGATTCCGAGCCTGATCGAGATGCAGAAGATCTCTTACGAGCGTTTTCTGCAGAAGGATGTACCGCCCGAGGAGCGGCAGGATATCGGCCTTCAGGGGGCCTTTGAGAGTGTATTTCCCATTCATGATTTTGCCGGGACGGCCTCGCTCGAGTTCGTGAAATACACCTTCGAACCGGTGAAATACGACGAAGACGATTGCATGAACAAGGGCATGAATTTCGAGGCGCCTGTCAAGCTCACCGTAAGACTGGTGGTTTTCGACACGGATAGCACGGATGGCACGAAGAGCATCCGGGATATCAAAGAACAGGACATTTACTTTGGAACCCTGCCCATGATGACGGAGCGGGGAACCTTTATCGTGAACGGGACGGAACGGGTTGTCGTCAGTCAGCTCCATCGGTCGCCAGGCGTTTTCTTCGACCACGACAAAGGCAAGACCCACTCGAGCGGTAAACTGCTCTATTCAGCGAGGATCATTCCGCTGCGAGGGTCCTGGCTCGACTTCGAGTTCGATCCGAAGGATCTCCTCTACGTGAGGATCGATCGAAGGAGGAAGTTCCCTGTTACCATTCTTTTGAAGGCCCTTGGCTACAGCTCGAGGGAGATCCTCGAGCAGTTCTACGACAAGGAGACCATTGAGATCGGTAGGACGCTCTGCTGGCAGGAGGCGCGGATCGAAAATCTCTATCAGAAGAAGATCACGAAAGACATCGTGGATCCTCAGAGCGGTGAGGTGCTCGCCAAGAAGGGGGATAAATACACCAAGCGTCTGCATCGGATCCTGGAAACGGCCGGCGTCGACCGTATCCCGATCGACCTCGATGAGGTGATAGGGCGGGTCCTGGCGCAGGATGTGATGGACCAGGAGACCGGCGAGATTCTGATCGAAGGGAACCAGACCCTGACCCATGAGGTGGTTGAAACCTTGATCGAGAAGGGGGCCACCCGGATCGAATGTCTGGTGCTCGATGCCCAGGGGGTCAGCACGACGATCCGCGATACCATGCTGCTCGACCGCATCGACAGTCCGGACGAAGCCGTTCTGGACATCTACCGGAAGATGCGCCCGAGCAGTCCGCCGACCCAGGAGGTGGCGAACAACTTTTTGAACAACCTCTTCTTCAATATCAATACCTATGACCTGTCGAAGGTGGGCCGGCTCAAGCTCAACCACAGGCTCGACCTCGATGTCCCGCTCGATCAGAGAACTTTAAGGCGGGAAGACATCATGATGACGGTCAAAGAGTTGATCCATCTGAAGACGGCGGAGGCGATGGTCGATGACATCGACAACCTTGGGAACCGGCGGGTGCGGGCTGTCGGGGAACTGCTGGAGAATCAGTACCGGATCGGTCTGGTCCGGATGGAACGGGCCATCAAGGAAAAAATGAGTCTCCAGGAGGTGGAGACCCTGATGCCCCATGATCTGATCAACTCCAAACCCGTTTCGGCCATTGTCAAGGAGTTCTTCGGGACAAGCCAGCTTTCGCAATTCATGGACCAGACCAACCCCTTGTCCGAGGTGACGCATAAACGGCGCCTGAGCGCTCTCGGGCCCGGCGGCCTCACGCGGGAGCGGGCTGGGTTCGAGGTCCGCGACGTGCACCCGACGCATTACGGGCGGATCTGCCCCATCGAAACGCCTGAAGGTCCGAATATCGGTCTGATTGTATCTCTGAGCACCTATGCACGGGTCAATGATTTCGGATTTATCGAGACCCCTTACCGGTTCGTTGAAAACGGCGTTGCCAAAGCGGAGCTGAAATACCTTTCCGCCCTGGACGAAGGGAAGGACCCCATCGCACAGGCCAATGCGCCGCTAGATGAAGACGGGCGGTTCATCCGGGAGGAGGCTGCCGTCCGGATCGAGGGTGAGGCGGCAAAGGTGCCTGTGTCCGAGGTGAGGTACATGGACGTGTCGCCCGACCAGTTGGTGAGCGTGTCGGCCTCGTTGATTCCTTTCCTCGAGCACGACGATGCCAACCGCGCTCTGATGGGATCGAACATGCAGCGTCAGGCGGTCCCGCTGCTTCGCGCGAAGGCCCCGCTGGTTGGTACGGGTCTCGAGCGTATTGTCGCCCGTGATTCGGGTATCTCAGTTATCGCGCGGCGGGACGGCATTGTAGAAGATGTGGATGCTTCGCGTATCGTCGTCCGGTCCTACGGAGGGAAGGGCGGCGCCGAGCCGGAGGTGGACATTTACAAACTGGTCAAATTCAAGAAGTCGAACCAAAACAGCTGTTACAACCAGAAGCCGATCGTCGCGAGAGGTGATTTTGTCAGAAAAGGCCAAATCATAGCCGACGGCCCGGCTTCCGAGCTCGGGGAACTGGCTTTGGGGCAGAACGTGATGGTCGCGTTCATGTCATGGGGCGGGTATAACTTCGAGGACTCCATCCTGATCAGCGAACGCGTGGTGAAGGAGGATATTTATACCTCCATCCACATAGAGGAATTCGAAGTCGTTTCGAGGGATACGAAGCTCGGCAAGGAGGAGATCACCCGGGATATTCCCAATGTCGGTGAGGAGGCCCTCAAGAACCTGGATGAAAGCGGCATTGTCAAGGTCGGCGCCGAGGTCAAAGCCGGGGATATCCTGGTCGGAAAGATTACTCCGAAGGGTGAAACACAGCTTTCGCCGGAGGAAAAACTGCTGAGGGCGATCTTCGGAGATAAGGCGGGGGATGTCAAGGATACCTCTTTGCGGGTACCTCCGGGGGTGGAAGGCATCGTCATCGATGCGAAAGTCTTTTCCCGGCGGGGTGTCGACAAGGATGAGCGCAGCCTGGCTATCGAGGCGGAGGAGGAGGCGCGGCTGCGGAAGGACCAGGATGATGAAATCGCCCTGATCGGGCGGAGCACCCGCGACAAGCTCAAGGAGTTGCTGATCGGCAAACAGCTGAAGACGGATCTCCGCGACCGCAGCACGGGAGAGACGTTCGTCAAAGCCGGCAAAACCATTGAGGAAGAGACGGTCGATACGGTCCCCGTCGAGCTCTGGGCCGCGGCGGACTTGAAAATACCAATGGAGGTCATCGAGCGGATCGAAGGCGTGGTGGAAAGTTACAGCGAAAAGGTCGATCGTACGACGAACGTGTTCCAGGAAAAAATCGACCGGTTGAGCCTCGGAGATGAACTTGCGCCCGGTGTGATCAAGATGGTCAAGGTGTACATAGCGGTGAAACGTAAACTGTCGGTCGGGGATAAAATGGCCGGGCGGCACGGAAACAAGGGGGTGCTTTCCCGTATTCTGCCGGTCGAGGATATGCCTTACTTCGCCGATGGCACGCCTGTGGATATCATCTTGAACCCACTTGGCGTCCCCTCCCGAATGAACGCCGGCCAGGTGCTTGAGACGCATCTCGGCTGGGCTTCGAAAGAACTCGGGAGGCAGGTGGGGGTGCTTCTCGACTCGCTGCACAACAAGGATGAACTGAGGCCCAAGCTGGAGCGGATATTCCCCGGTGACAGCTTCCGCGAGCATTTCGACTCCAGGGATGATGACGAAATACTCGAGAAGGCGCGCCTGCTGAGGGACGGCGTTCCCATGGCCTCACCCGTTTTCGATGGCGCCGAAGAGGATGAGATCAGGCAGTGCCTTGAAGAGGCTGGGCTGCCCGTGACGGGTGAGGCTGTCCTCTACGACGGACGCTCGGGTGAGCCCTTCGATCAGCGGGTGACGGTTGGGATCATGTACATTCTGAAACTGCACCATCTCGTGGATGACAAACTGCATGCGCGTTCCATCGGTCCTTACTCCCTGGTGACACAGCAGCCCCTCGGTGGTAAGGCTCAATTCGGTGGACAGCGCCTGGGCGAGATGGAGGTGTGGGCTATGGAGGCTTACGGCGCTGCCTATTCGCTGCAGGAATTCCTGACCGTGAAGTCCGATGACGTCGCCGGGCGAACCCGCATGTACGAGCGGATCGTAAAAGGGAACAACGTGCTCGAGGCAGGTATCCCCGAATCCTTCAAGGTCCTCATGAAAGAACTCCAGAGTTTGGGGCTGGATATCCAGCTCTTCGAAGACAGCCAGACCTGA
- the rplL gene encoding 50S ribosomal protein L7/L12, protein MSDHITKQDVIDFIANMTVLELSELVKELEDKFGVSAAAPVAVAAAAPVAQAQEEAAEKTEFDVILSAVGDKKIQVIKVVRAITGLGLKEAKALVDGAPSPVKEGVPKEEAENIKKELEENGATVEIK, encoded by the coding sequence ATGAGTGACCACATCACAAAGCAGGATGTAATTGATTTTATTGCAAATATGACCGTTTTGGAGCTTTCGGAGCTGGTCAAGGAGCTTGAAGATAAATTCGGTGTGAGCGCAGCGGCTCCGGTCGCCGTGGCTGCAGCCGCCCCAGTGGCCCAGGCCCAGGAAGAGGCGGCGGAAAAGACTGAGTTCGACGTTATCCTTTCCGCAGTCGGTGACAAGAAGATCCAGGTCATCAAGGTGGTGCGCGCCATTACCGGACTCGGTCTGAAGGAGGCGAAGGCCCTGGTGGACGGGGCGCCGAGTCCGGTCAAAGAGGGAGTTCCGAAAGAGGAAGCCGAAAATATCAAAAAGGAATTGGAAGAAAACGGCGCGACTGTCGAAATCAAATAA